The following are encoded together in the Glycine max cultivar Williams 82 chromosome 8, Glycine_max_v4.0, whole genome shotgun sequence genome:
- the LOC100804607 gene encoding LOW QUALITY PROTEIN: NADP-dependent malic enzyme (The sequence of the model RefSeq protein was modified relative to this genomic sequence to represent the inferred CDS: deleted 1 base in 1 codon; substituted 2 bases at 2 genomic stop codons) — MGHGCLLNLGFSGCRGVNSKRKVSKDHTHTHNTGEEKKKVIGREMESTLKALRDGESVLDLSPRSTVSGGVEDIYGEDRATEDQLVIPWTVSVASGYSLLRDPQYNKGLAFTEKERDAHYLRGLLPPTEKKLMNSIRQYQVPLQKYVAMMDLQERNERLFYKLLIDNVEELLPVVYAPTVGEAXQKYGSIFRRPQGLYISLKERGKILEVLKNWPERSIQVIVLTDGEWILGLGDLGCQGMGIPVGKLASYTALGGVRPSACLPITMDVGTNNEKLLNDEFYIGLRQKRATGQEYYDLMHEFMTAVKQNYGENVLVQFEDFANHNAFELLAKYGTTHLVFNDDIQGTASVVLAGVVAALKLIGGTLPEHTFLFLGAGEAGTGIAELIALEMSKQTKAPIEETRKKIWLVDSKGLIVSSWKNSLQHFKKPWAHEHEEPVNSLLEAVKVIKPTVLIGSLGVGRTFTKEVVEAMTSNNDKPLIMALSNPTSQSECTAEEAYQWSEGRAIFASGSPFDPVEYKGKVYASGQANNAXIFPGFGLGLVISGAIRVHDDMLLAASESLAKQVSEENYKNGLIYPPFSNIRKISANIAANVAAKAYKLGLATRLPRPQNLVKYAESCMYTATIGE, encoded by the exons ATG GGACACGGGTGCTTATTAAACTTAGGATTTTCTGGCTGCCGTGGTGttaattcaaagagaaaagtcTCAAAGGATCATACTCATACTCATAACACtggtgaagagaagaagaaagtaaTTGGTAGGGAAATGGAGAGTACACTGAAGGCCTTGAGAGATGGAGAGTCAGTGTTGGACCTCAGCCCAAGATCCACCGTCAGTGGTGGCGTTGAGGACATCTACGGCGAGGATCGCGCCACCGAGGACCAACTTGTTATCCCATGGACTGTCTCGGTTGCCAG tgggtactctttgctaaGGGATCCACAGTACAACAAAGGGCTAGCTTTCACTGAGAAAGAGAGGGATGCACACTATTTGCGTGGCCTCCTGCCTCCCACA GAGAAGAAACTGATGAACAGCATCAGGCAATATCAGGTTCCCTTGCAAAAGTACGTGGCCATGATGGACCTTCAG GAGAGGAATGAAAGACTATTTTACAAACTTCTAATTGATAATGTTGAGGAATTGCTCCCTGTTGTATATGCTCCTACTGTTGGTGAGGCTTGACAGAAATATGGGAGCATATTCAGACGTCCTCAGGGTCTTTACATTAGTTTGAAAGAGAG GGGTAAAATCCTCGAGGTTTTAAAAAACTGGCCTGAGAGGAGTATTCAAGTTATTGTTCTAACCGACGGTGAGTGGATTTTGGGACTTGGGGATCTTGGATGTCAG GGGATGGGAATTCCTGTTGGTAAATTGGCTTCGTACACAGCACTAGGAGGAGTTCGTCCTTCAGCA TGTTTGCCTATTACTATGGATGTGGGGACAAATAATGAGAAATTATTGAATGATGAATTTTACATTGGGCTTAGACAAAAGAGGGCAACTGGGCAG GAGTATTATGACCTTATGCATGAGTTTATGACTGCTGTGAAGCAAAACTACGGGGAAAATGTTCTTGTACAG TTTGAAGACTTTGCAAATCACAATGCTTTTGAGTTACTTGCTAAATATGGGACAACTCATCTCGTTTTCAATGACGATATACAG GGGACTGCATCTGTTGTTCTAGCTGGAGTTGTAGCAGCCCTAAAGCTCATTGGCGGTACATTGCCTGAGCACACATTCCTCTTCCTTGGTGCTGGAGAA GCAGGAACTGGTATAGCAGAGCTAATAGCTCTTGAGATGTCAAAGCAG ACTAAGGCACCCATAGAAGAGACTCGCAAGAAGATATGGCTTGTAGACTCAAAG GGTTTAATTGTTAGTTCGTGGAAGAATTCACTTCAACACTTCAAGAAGCCTTGGGCTCATGAACATGAA GAGCCTGTTAACAGTCTCCTAGAGGCAGTCAAG GTGATCAAGCCAACAGTTTTGATTGGATCATTAGGAGTGGGAAGAACATTTACAAAGGAAGTAGTTGAGGCTATGACTTCAAACAATGAT AAACCTCTCATTATGGCTCTCTCCAATCCTACCTCACAGTCTGAGTGTACAGCTGAAGAGGCTTACCAGTGGAgtgag GGTCGTGCAATTTTTGCTAGTGGGAGTCCATTTGATCCTGTTGAATACAAGGGCAAAGTTTATGCTTCTGGCCAG GCCAACAATGCTTAAATTTTCCCTGGCTTTGGTTTGGGTTTAGTAATCTCAGGAGCAATTCGAGTACATGACGATATGCTTCTAGCAGCTT CGGAATCCTTGGCTAAACAAGTGAGTGAGGAGAACTACAAAAATGGCTTGATTTACCCACCATTCTCTAATATCAGAAAAATTTCGGCTAATATAGCTGCAAATGTTGCTGCCAAGGCATACAAACTAG GCTTGGCTACCCGTCTTCCTCGTCCTCAGAATCTTGTGAAGTATGCTGAGAGTTGCATGTATACCGCAACTATAGGTGAATGA
- the LOC100804079 gene encoding agamous-like MADS-box protein AGL29 has protein sequence MGRRKIEITEVKDSNTKQVTFSKRRTGLFKKANELSILCGAEVAIVVFSPGNNPYSFGHPSVDVVADKFLKQEPKSNDVQGTSIEVADMDRLNQQLSDVQNEILEEQKKAAELNERLKQKGVTQPFQTKELQGSNLEIQKMKDCYDAIEVSEYMLLLAKEPVVGIPEQVATQERRRN, from the coding sequence ATGGGTCGTCGTAAGATTGAGATTACGGAGGTGAAGGACTCCAACACCAAGCAAGTTACATTTTCCAAGCGTCGAACAGGTTTGTTCAAAAAAGCAAATGAATTATCCATTTTGTGTGGAGCAGAAGTTGCTATTGTTGTGTTCTCTCCTGGGAATAATCCTTACTCTTTTGGGCACCCAAGCGTTGATGTTGTTGCAGACAAGTTTCTTAAACAAGAGCCGAAATCAAATGATGTCCAGGGAACATCTATTGAGGTTGCTGATATGGATAGGCTCAATCAACAACTATCCGATGTTCAAAATGAAATACTCGAGGAACAAAAGAAGGCTGCAGAACTCAATGAGAGACTGAAACAAAAAGGAGTCACACAACCTTTTCAAACTAAAGAATTGCAAGGTTCAAATTTAGAGATCCAAAAGATGAAGGACTGTTATGATGCAATCGAGGTGTCAGAATATATGTTGCTCCTTGCAAAAGAACCAGTAGTTGGAATACCCGAACAAGTTGCTACTCAGGAAAGAAGAAGGAATTAA